Proteins from a single region of bacterium:
- a CDS encoding BrnA antitoxin family protein → MKAKTFDKQFDDNKDVSKHLNLKKARRPEQEQKRVNVDIPVWMIQSLDEEARRLGITRQSIIKVWLAEALQRHVNQLKS, encoded by the coding sequence ATGAAAGCGAAAACATTTGATAAGCAATTTGATGACAATAAGGATGTGAGTAAACATCTCAATCTCAAGAAAGCGCGCCGGCCGGAACAGGAGCAAAAACGCGTGAATGTGGATATTCCGGTCTGGATGATCCAGTCGCTGGACGAAGAAGCCCGCCGGCTGGGCATTACCCGCCAATCCATCATCAAGGTATGGCTGGCCGAGGCGCTGCAACGACACGTGAACCAACTAAAATCATAA
- a CDS encoding BrnT family toxin yields MLFEYDPEKSAVNKRKHGIDFEQAKAIWQDGHYLEIPADTEDEARYLVIGKIDDKWWSAVITYRSGSIRIISVRRSRKVEVGYYESENI; encoded by the coding sequence ATGCTGTTTGAATATGATCCTGAAAAGAGCGCGGTCAACAAGAGAAAGCATGGCATTGATTTTGAGCAAGCGAAGGCCATCTGGCAGGATGGTCATTACCTGGAGATACCGGCAGACACAGAGGACGAAGCACGTTACTTGGTCATTGGAAAAATTGATGACAAGTGGTGGTCAGCTGTGATCACCTATCGGAGTGGCAGTATACGGATCATTTCCGTGCGCCGGTCCAGAAAAGTAGAGGTGGGGTACTATGAAAGCGAAAACATTTGA
- a CDS encoding helix-turn-helix transcriptional regulator, with the protein MNKKEMPSQIKAFLGLIKQTRLKKGLSHQQLADKAEINRSTVSLMESHQLVPTMSVALKVAQALDVKLSGMIKKVE; encoded by the coding sequence ATGAATAAAAAAGAAATGCCGTCACAAATAAAGGCTTTCCTGGGCCTGATTAAACAAACTAGACTCAAAAAAGGCCTCTCCCATCAGCAATTGGCAGACAAAGCCGAAATCAATCGGTCAACGGTCAGCCTCATGGAAAGTCATCAACTCGTACCCACCATGAGCGTCGCACTCAAGGTAGCACAAGCTTTGGATGTGAAATTGTCAGGAATGATCAAGAAAGTAGAGTAA
- a CDS encoding RES family NAD+ phosphorylase, producing MNLYRHFRWEPTKKPNERGGALWIPTLLQGAGRHDISETGVLYGTEDPISSIAEVLQNFRNLKDKISQRYFEHPDGTVHAIVKIHLEGNVKIIDCCRAKNLIDLNIEPAYIATHDRELTQSVSRKLYEKGYDGFKWWSALESKWVNVTLFGSRVSGKVKIIDGPTVLNIDMPEVISAAEWMGIKLIK from the coding sequence ATGAATCTGTATAGACACTTTAGATGGGAACCAACAAAGAAGCCCAATGAGAGGGGCGGGGCCTTATGGATACCAACGCTATTGCAAGGTGCGGGCCGGCATGATATTTCTGAAACGGGAGTTTTGTATGGAACGGAAGATCCAATATCGAGTATTGCCGAAGTGCTACAGAACTTTCGTAATTTAAAAGATAAAATTAGCCAGCGATATTTTGAACACCCTGATGGAACAGTTCATGCAATTGTGAAAATACACCTTGAGGGAAATGTGAAAATAATTGATTGTTGTCGTGCGAAAAATCTTATTGATTTAAATATAGAGCCGGCGTATATTGCGACACATGACAGAGAACTTACTCAAAGTGTATCGAGGAAATTGTACGAAAAGGGTTATGATGGATTTAAATGGTGGTCTGCGCTTGAATCGAAATGGGTCAATGTTACGCTATTCGGATCACGAGTAAGTGGCAAAGTAAAAATTATAGATGGACCAACAGTATTGAATATTGATATGCCCGAAGTAATTAGTGCGGCCGAATGGATGGGAATTAAATTAATAAAATGA
- a CDS encoding MbcA/ParS/Xre antitoxin family protein produces MMKKNMSANRGTASRQSRLHVRGHEGSGKFHVMQKAELDFIEEVARKKTKVADLLQVDRSRITKWQKGEFPDAENVQKIAALAHLFTLLISYYYEDVALSWLKGTNAHLGNKRPIDLIRKGQIDDVILAAKQTIAGSYA; encoded by the coding sequence ATGATGAAAAAGAATATGTCTGCCAATCGTGGTACTGCTTCTAGACAGAGTAGGCTTCATGTGCGGGGGCATGAAGGAAGCGGAAAATTTCATGTGATGCAAAAAGCCGAACTGGATTTTATTGAGGAAGTGGCTAGAAAAAAAACAAAAGTGGCTGATTTATTACAAGTCGACCGATCAAGAATTACGAAATGGCAGAAGGGAGAATTTCCTGATGCGGAAAATGTTCAAAAAATAGCCGCGCTTGCTCATTTATTTACTTTGCTTATAAGTTACTACTATGAGGATGTTGCATTGAGTTGGTTGAAAGGCACAAATGCACATCTTGGAAATAAAAGACCCATTGATCTTATAAGAAAAGGTCAAATTGATGATGTCATTCTAGCGGCAAAACAAACGATTGCGGGGTCATATGCGTAG
- a CDS encoding helix-turn-helix domain-containing protein translates to MPSQIKDFLDLVKQTRLKNGLPHQQLADKAGINRSTISLMESHQLVS, encoded by the coding sequence ATGCCGTCACAAATAAAGGATTTTCTGGACCTAGTTAAACAAACCAGACTCAAAAATGGCCTCCCCCATCAGCAATTGGCGGACAAAGCCGGGATCAATCGGTCAACTATCAGTCTCATGGAAAGTCATCAACTCGTGTCATAG